GTCAAGAATGAATTTGGGTTGTAAGTGCAACAACAAAGAACGAGTTAATGAATCGGCGCGACGAAATGATAAATTAGGAACACAACGTAATCCACAACTTTCAGCGAGTTGGGTCCAGTCAACTCCTCCGACAATTCATATATTTCTGCATTGTCATTTCACAACACAACACTCATCCtgtcacacacacaccatgtCCGAATCACCCGAACGTCGACATTATCGACGAGACTCACGTTCTCCCCAACGGAGGGAATACCTATCCAAAGGGTCCGGTCGATCTTCTTCACGTCGTAGATCACCTGGTGTCGGGGGTCTTCCaccccaaccaccacctccttcacatcgtgatcgtgatcgtgatcgtggaGGTGATaggaggggagggagagagagggagagagataaCGGATATGGGGAcagggaaggaagaagtggcgGTGGACCTAGtaggagaggtggtggtgctggttACAACGAAAAGGAtagagaggaggagcgagcggtggaaagaaagaggtttgatgacgatgtcaagCGTGATGTAAGTGGTGTCGTACTATGCTCCTATCCTCTTGAGCTCGAACCATACTGCTCGAATATATCGGTGCTCGCATTGCATCCTGCCCAACCCGTTCAAGGCCAATGGCAGGAGCTAACGATTTGTCCTCGACTTCACGCAGGACCCAGACAGACCTTCCTCTGTCGAACCTGAGAAACCGAACTTTGGCAATTCCGGTCTTCTCGCCAAGGAAACCAACACCGTCAAAGGTGTAGTGGTGAAATACAACGAACCTGCCGAAGCTAGGAAGCCGACAAAGAATTGGAGGTTGTACGTGTTTAAAGGCACAGAGcagattggtgagttgtgtccTGTGGCTGCTTCGCCTTCCCTCAACGACCAGTGATCTCTTTGATATCGGTCGTACGCGACAAATCGACGAGAGGCATGATTTGCCCAATGACTGACGCTGACGAACTCATAGACTTGATACACATCTATCGACAATCAGCCTATCTCATAGGACGAGATACAGTCGTAAGTCACCGCACTCTCACCCATTCGACTGTCAGATTTACTTAGACTGACATTACCGCCGCTATGctgctctttctccatcCACAGGTCACAGATATCCCTATAGCCCACCCTTCATGCTCTAAACAACATGCGGCGATCCAATACCGTCAGATCTCAGAGAAGAACGAATTTGGAGATGTGACAACGAGTATAAAGTGGGTTCTTGCCAATTTCGCTTACTTGCAATTCAGCCACAATGGCTGAGTAGGTCCCAAATGGAAATGAGAAGCTGACCAGCGTTTGTTTTGGCAGACCATTCATCATCGACTTGGAATCGACGAACGGGACATATGTCAATGATCAGGAGATTCCCAAATCAAGGTGAGCACgacccttccctcctcctaaTATTTAGGTAACTCGGCTGATCACTCCGCTTTCGGTGATGCTTTCGTAGATACTACGAGCTGAGAAGtagtgatggtgagttgaaccGCACCTAAGACAGTTGAGTTGTCACAACTGACATTCCGTTCTTCGCAGTTATCAAATTTGGTACCTCATCCAGGGAATATGTGCTCTTACACGAGGATGCCTAATGCAAGTAGGATACCAAGCAGTAAATTGGACAGAAGCAAAAAGCATGTATGCGTCTAGTGAcctattcctcttctttacGCTACGAGAGTGTCTCCaccttcgccctcttcttcacgatTTCCGGTGTAAGGTTGTAGAGCTCATCTATCAATGCTGCTCTAAATGTTCCAGGACCTTTGACGTCCGGTCTCTCAgccgccacctccgccgcAACGTTGAACACCACAACACTGAGCAAGAAATCAAGCTTTGTTAGCTCTTGTCCAACAGATTCACGGTGTCCACTGAGATGGATTGTAACTCACCCCGCCAAGGCTGCAAGTAACATATCTCCCTGAACCAGCTGCGAAAGGTTTTCAAAGGCTTTGTTCTTCGATAGGTAGTCCAACCTGGCAGCAGCTGCGAAACAGCCTATTAAGGAGCCCGTCATACATCCCGATCCTGTGATGCTTCCAAGGTAATGATGTCCGTTCGAAGTCTTGAGCACAACGGAACCGTCAGAGATGTAATCTTGTTCGCCAGTAAGAACGATGACCGCAGCTAGAAGGGATTCGGGGTTCAAGCGTTAATATTGCAGCAGAGTGAACGGTGATTGCGTCGAAGTTTGACgcacctctcttcctcgcaaGCGCTTTGACGACAGCACCTGGATTTGAGAAACCACTACCAACAGAATCAACACCTCGGCTCGCCACTTCGGTAGACTTGGCCATCGCTCCAATCTCCCCTGCATTACCCTTGATGATCGTAGGCTGCCAGTGGGCCAGCAGATCTACATGAGTAGATGATCAGCTAAAACCGTCAGAGGGGCTGAAGCTTGTAAGGAGTAAGGTTGGTCGACTCACCGACGGCCGTTTCCCTTCGATAGGAAGTTGCGCCGATTGCGACAGGGTCGAAGACTAGTGGTTTTCGATTAAAATTGGCTTGTCTGCCTGCTACGAGCATGCCCTCCTTATCAGAGATGGTACTGCGCAGGCGTCAGCTCAGCTGAGAATTCAGAATCACCTTGCGGATCTCACCCAAAGTTGATAAGGAGAGCACCGATTGCTGGACTGAGGTCCGCCACGTCTCGTGGATGGGTTGACATGATTGGAGAAGCACCAACGGCAAGTGTAGCATTGGCCGAATCGTTTATAACGACGTTATTCGTCATCTGTAATGGCCCATAATCAGCAAAAGAATACGCTCCCGGAATGGtttgaactcacctgatgaACCAAAGgcgtctccctcttcaccacGTCCATCAGTCCCATCACGCCGTTCACAAATGCTTCCACTGACACCTCCCTCTTTCCTTGCACACTGAACAAAGCTAGCGGGTCCGTAGCGCTGCTTCTCACTCGCTTGAAAGAATCGACCACATCTCGTAGACCCCGCGCTGCTTCTTTTGGTGTTTGAGACGCTACGATATCTGAGATGATAGCTATGCCGTCGAGGTGATTGGTAGAGTCTGGGCCGGTAGATGAGTGTAAGAGTTGTGCAAGGTTAGGAAGGTGAATACCGCCTAGTCAAGTCTAGTGATCAGCCTCCAGTCACTGCTCATGATCAATGACCGATCGAGAGATATCCATAGATTAACACTCACCAATCGCAACGCTCTTCACTCCGGTTCCGGCTAGGATATCCAAGATCTCCCCCACCCCTTCTGGACCCAACATCTTCTTATTTCTCACATCTTTACTCCCTGTAGGCCAGACAGCTCCGATACCCACATAATCtgcaccttcttcgacagcTTTGTGCGCTTCGGAGACGGTGCCCACGGATATACCGATGATCGCATCGGGTCCGACGAGTTGACGAGCGAGCGGGAGGGGACAGTCAGTTTGACCGATATGGATTCCGGCGGTTCCTAAGTGAAGtggggtgggggtgggggaAGATCAGTACACCTTCAGGTAGGAGGGAGTGATGAATATGGTTGTGCAGAGCTGGACTTCCGTTTCGCAGGACATGGTTTAACAGTGGAGGAACACCTGGGGGTGGTAGGTCAGGGGACATTTCGACTCACCGACAGCGAGGTGAACATCGATCCGATCATTGATCAAGACCGGAACATTGTACTGAGAACCCAAACATTCGATCAGCATTCAAACGACTAGACCTGCTTTGCAAGTTGAATAGCAACGGACTCACTTTATCACATATCTCCTTCGACCGTCTGGCAACCTCGATAAACTGCAAACAAAGTGCAGAGAATCAGCTCGAGCTTTCCACCCAAGGATGAGAGCTGCTCACTTCTCCTGTATCGGCATCTTTCTCTCGAATCTGAACAAGGGTGACACCTCCTTGTAACGACTACATAATATGCAGAATATCAGCTTAGATCAGTTCGCAGAGCCCGAACCACGAATGACAGGTGATATATCGGCGGTTGGGTTGCACATACCTCTTCGAGACTCTCGTAGTAATCCTACAGATCACCGAATGCATGATCCTGATCAGTTCAGTCGCTATGGCAGATTCGGTATACaccccaaactcaccttgccagCCGGGAGAAACTCTCGTCCCGTCACCAAATACACAGAGTAATCAATCTCTACTTTTCCCATCTTGCGTTGCGGTGTGTCTGTTAGCCTACAGCTCAGCTTCTGTCGAAAGATAAAATGTGAAGACTAACCAGGCGTCAGCTATTTATGCTTGATCTTGCTTCGACTGCATCTGGGGTGATGATGTATACTATGGTGCCTGGATGCGACGAGCGGGGCGCCGTGTTTGATTTCTCCTCCCTATCAATTTCGAATTCGGATAGTGATCGTGTCATCATCGGTGGACGAAAAGCACATGCTGCTAGGTTATTCCGTTATTGATTGCAGCCTGCATGCAATATCCATATTCATACACAGATACGACCCTACAAGACCATCCCCATACCAAATACAACGGCGCCTACCATCCCCACACCAATCGCTGCAACTTTACCAGATACCATTTGTCCACTCCCTTTAGCACTTGAGGCTGAATTTGAAGATGCAGGTGCAGAGGTACCCGCCGCCGAAGATGAAGTGCCGGCCGTACCGCTCGCCGACGAACTACCAGTCGCACTGGCACTTGACCCCGCGGAGGCACTAGACGTGGCGTTGCCTCCTGAGGCTGCACCGTTGCCTACTAAGCCGACACCGTACGCTTTGGTGGATGCTCCACCCAAAGCCCACATCAGCCCCTCCATGACGTGGCCCTGGAACGTCGTATTTTGCCATGCTAGAGAAGATCACACCGATAAGCGTCATAGCCGGAGGAAATGGTCGACAGCGGTCTAAGCGAAGCGCAAGCGACGCAACTCACTCTCGTTCGTGTGGCCTAGAGAGGTATAGAACGATCTACCAGCCTTGGGAGCAGATGGGAGTAACGGTTGTGCAGAGTTGGGAGATTCGATATACCACGCTATAGGATGAGGTGTCCCTTGTGAAGGGTAATTACCAGTGGACGTGGCGTTGTCTAGTGGACATCAAAGTCAGCCGATGTGTGTAACATGGTACTGGGAAGGTACACGATACTCACTGACGTAGCTTGACTCGTCGACTGTCATGATGACAACTGCTCCTTGATCCCTTGGATCAGAGCGGAAGTTGTATACCTCCTCTTGCTGCGTCGCGCCCTGAGTCAGCGGGTGGTCTATTGCCATCTTttacgatgacgaagagagcAGCTCACAAAAGTCCATCGATCTGGAACGTTGGCAGTCGCAGGGAAAGAGTTGTTCAGTCGTTCAAAGGTCTAAAGCAAACCCTCGACTGTCAGTGGTAAACACCTTCGAGGAGATGACAATCTCATACTCACTGCGGTCTGTAAAGTTGGATGATAATCAAAGTACGCTACACAGATCGTCTTAGTTCAGCTCACTT
This region of Kwoniella shandongensis chromosome 7, complete sequence genomic DNA includes:
- a CDS encoding hydroxyethylthiazole kinase is translated as MGKVEIDYSVYLVTGREFLPAGKDYYESLEESLQGGVTLVQIREKDADTGEFIEVARRSKEICDKYNVPVLINDRIDVHLAVGTAGIHIGQTDCPLPLARQLVGPDAIIGISVGTVSEAHKAVEEGADYVGIGAVWPTGSKDVRNKKMLGPEGVGEILDILAGTGVKSVAIGGIHLPNLAQLLHSSTGPDSTNHLDGIAIISDIVASQTPKEAARGLRDVVDSFKRVRSSATDPLALFSVQGKREVSVEAFVNGVMGLMDVVKRETPLVHQMTNNVVINDSANATLAVGASPIMSTHPRDVADLSPAIGALLINFGTISDKEGMLVAGRQANFNRKPLVFDPVAIGATSYRRETAVDLLAHWQPTIIKGNAGEIGAMAKSTEVASRGVDSVGSGFSNPGAVVKALARKRAAVIVLTGEQDYISDGSVVLKTSNGHHYLGSITGSGCMTGSLIGCFAAAARLDYLSKNKAFENLSQLVQGDMLLAALAGVVVFNVAAEVAAERPDVKGPGTFRAALIDELYNLTPEIVKKRAKVETLS